A part of Pectinatus sottacetonis genomic DNA contains:
- a CDS encoding YigZ family protein, with product MLKYKTIDSCMIADYNINKSRFIAHVKRTTTEEHAEEYIEQLRKKYWDANHNCAAYIIGGEKEKQKAYDDGEPSGTAGMPILDVLQKKDLSDITVVVTRYFGGIKLGASGLIRAYGHSASLVLSKALIVERTPFEKIKINFKYSLLGAMENYCHKNNIRILNKIYSDGVEFTILAITENYENITQSVLDIAAGTCRIIKLGEFYFDVPVAE from the coding sequence ATGCTGAAGTATAAAACAATAGATTCGTGTATGATTGCTGATTATAACATTAATAAATCACGTTTTATAGCACATGTAAAACGTACTACGACAGAAGAACATGCGGAAGAATATATTGAACAACTAAGAAAAAAATATTGGGATGCCAATCATAATTGTGCAGCATATATCATTGGAGGAGAAAAGGAAAAGCAGAAGGCTTATGATGACGGGGAGCCTTCAGGTACTGCCGGTATGCCGATACTTGATGTTTTACAAAAAAAAGATCTGTCAGATATTACTGTAGTGGTAACGCGTTACTTTGGTGGAATTAAACTGGGCGCAAGCGGATTGATACGGGCATATGGACATAGTGCCTCTTTAGTGTTATCAAAGGCACTTATTGTTGAACGTACACCATTCGAAAAAATAAAGATAAATTTTAAGTATTCCCTTTTAGGGGCAATGGAAAATTATTGTCATAAAAATAATATACGTATACTAAATAAAATTTATAGTGATGGTGTAGAATTCACTATTTTAGCTATTACAGAAAATTATGAAAATATTACCCAATCTGTATTGGATATAGCAGCAGGTACTTGCAGGATTATTAAGCTAGGCGAATTTTATTTTGATGTACCTGTCGCTGAATAG
- a CDS encoding flavin reductase family protein encodes MKPVNPLKIADKITQALPPSVFLTTAYDGKINTMAIGWGSIGVMWSKPVFTAMVRKSRYTWSLLEKSNEFTISIPTHDMKTALSLCGTKSGRDLDKFKAAGLSAQNGQKINTPVIAGAGLHLECTVLYKQNMLPEKMDVGEAARWYKDNDWHTMYFAEIKAAYED; translated from the coding sequence TTGAAACCTGTAAATCCACTGAAAATTGCAGACAAAATCACCCAGGCTCTCCCTCCCAGTGTATTTTTAACTACCGCATATGATGGTAAAATTAATACTATGGCTATTGGCTGGGGTTCTATAGGTGTTATGTGGTCCAAGCCTGTTTTTACTGCTATGGTAAGAAAATCACGCTACACATGGTCACTTCTAGAAAAAAGTAATGAATTTACTATAAGTATCCCTACACATGATATGAAAACCGCGCTGAGTTTGTGCGGCACAAAATCAGGCCGGGATCTTGACAAGTTCAAGGCTGCTGGATTATCTGCACAAAACGGACAAAAAATTAATACACCAGTAATTGCTGGAGCTGGCCTTCATTTAGAATGCACTGTTCTTTACAAGCAGAATATGCTGCCAGAAAAAATGGATGTGGGAGAAGCTGCCCGCTGGTATAAGGATAATGACTGGCATACTATGTATTTTGCTGAAATCAAAGCGGCTTATGAAGACTAG
- the serC gene encoding 3-phosphoserine/phosphohydroxythreonine transaminase, whose amino-acid sequence MEANRVYNFNPGPATMPLEVLKETQKEFLNFDNSGMSIIEISHRSKEYEQVHNQAKADIKELMGLGDDYDVLFIQGGASTEFAMVPMNFALNGKKGNYVLSGSFSTKAFKEAEIQGVGAIAASSKENDFRNIPKQSDIKLGDDAAYLHICYNNTIYGTEYHYIPETSSIPLIADMSSDMLSRPLDFNKFSLIYAGVQKNLGPAGVALVVVKKSFIENSPENIPTMFRYNTYSKKNSLYNTPPAFGIYFVGKVAAWIKKQGGLSVMAEKNAKKAALLYDIIDNSNNFYRGHAEKDSRSFMNVTFRLPSEELEAKFIAKAKEKQLCGIKGHRSVGGLRASIYNAMPYEGVKCLADFMVEFQKNN is encoded by the coding sequence GTGGAAGCAAATCGTGTATACAATTTTAATCCAGGGCCTGCAACTATGCCCTTGGAAGTATTAAAGGAAACACAAAAAGAATTCTTAAATTTTGACAACAGCGGAATGTCCATCATTGAAATAAGTCATCGCTCCAAAGAATACGAACAAGTTCACAATCAGGCTAAAGCCGATATAAAAGAGCTTATGGGGCTAGGCGATGATTATGATGTTTTGTTCATTCAGGGTGGAGCCAGTACTGAGTTTGCTATGGTTCCTATGAATTTCGCTTTAAATGGTAAAAAGGGAAATTATGTTCTATCAGGCAGTTTTTCTACTAAAGCTTTTAAAGAAGCCGAAATACAAGGTGTTGGTGCCATAGCTGCTTCCAGTAAAGAAAATGACTTCCGTAATATTCCTAAACAGTCTGACATTAAACTAGGTGATGATGCTGCCTATCTTCATATATGTTATAATAATACCATTTATGGCACGGAATATCATTATATTCCGGAAACTAGCAGTATTCCGCTCATCGCGGATATGTCCTCTGATATGCTTTCTCGTCCTTTGGATTTCAACAAATTTTCCCTTATCTATGCCGGTGTTCAAAAAAATCTTGGTCCTGCCGGAGTCGCCTTAGTTGTAGTTAAAAAATCATTTATAGAAAACAGTCCGGAGAATATTCCTACTATGTTCCGCTATAATACTTACAGCAAAAAGAATTCCTTATATAATACTCCTCCTGCATTTGGTATTTATTTCGTAGGAAAAGTAGCTGCCTGGATAAAAAAACAAGGTGGATTATCTGTTATGGCGGAAAAGAATGCCAAAAAAGCTGCTTTATTATATGATATCATTGATAACAGTAATAATTTCTACAGAGGCCACGCCGAAAAAGACAGCCGTTCCTTCATGAATGTCACTTTCCGCTTGCCTTCAGAAGAATTAGAAGCTAAATTTATTGCCAAAGCAAAAGAAAAACAATTATGTGGTATAAAGGGACATCGGTCTGTTGGCGGCCTGCGCGCTTCTATCTATAATGCAATGCCTTATGAAGGCGTAAAATGTCTGGCAGATTTCATGGTTGAATTTCAAAAAAACAACTAA
- the queF gene encoding preQ(1) synthase: MKMTKETNSLTLLGKKNVKYGYNYTPEVLETFANKHPDRDYWVKFNCPEFTSLCPITGQPDFATIYISYIPDKIMVESKSLKLYLVSFRNHGAFHEDVINIIMDDLIDLLQPRYIEIWGKFLPRGGISIDPYVNYGQVDSKYSEIAKQRFIQHDLNGMDKIDNR, encoded by the coding sequence ATAAAAATGACAAAAGAAACAAATTCTCTGACACTGCTAGGAAAGAAAAATGTAAAATACGGCTATAATTATACTCCTGAAGTATTGGAAACTTTTGCCAATAAACATCCTGACCGTGATTACTGGGTAAAATTCAATTGTCCTGAATTTACAAGCCTTTGTCCTATAACAGGACAGCCGGATTTTGCGACTATTTACATTTCATATATTCCTGATAAAATTATGGTAGAGAGCAAGTCATTAAAACTTTATTTAGTCAGTTTCAGAAATCATGGTGCATTCCATGAAGACGTGATAAATATAATAATGGATGACTTAATAGATTTGCTGCAACCAAGATATATAGAAATATGGGGCAAATTTCTGCCACGCGGTGGTATTTCAATAGATCCATATGTAAATTATGGACAGGTTGACAGCAAGTATAGTGAAATTGCTAAACAGCGGTTTATACAGCATGATCTGAATGGAATGGATAAAATTGATAATAGATAA
- a CDS encoding HD-GYP domain-containing protein, with the protein MKKISIDQLLPGMTLGQTILNDKMVVILSGGTMLTHAHITRLKYLNIPFAYVRDGFDLSNNYRAVEIMFNKENAFVKKYNDIIAEATELFNNIAQGKDKSIESTSKEVKNSLMPIIKESGVIDYLYTLSNMSDNIYHHSVRVSIMAGVIGKWLRFSENKINDLILAGFLHDIGKTMLPKKIINRRPQSLTPEEYEIYIQHTINGQKILSGKSNISEGVRAAALQHHESIDGTGEPFGISGSEIHEYARIIMIANLYDNITTEREGEVKQTPFDAVGIIGNNMFSTLDAQVCVPFISNIQNSFLGSMVGLNDGRRGRVVYYPAGYSSLPIIRIDDNTVLNLNEEHGNNNVKIIEYNPK; encoded by the coding sequence GTGAAAAAGATATCTATCGACCAATTACTGCCAGGGATGACTCTAGGTCAAACGATTCTTAATGATAAAATGGTAGTAATTTTATCAGGTGGAACCATGCTGACTCATGCCCATATAACCCGATTGAAATATTTAAATATTCCTTTTGCCTATGTAAGAGATGGCTTTGACCTAAGCAATAACTACCGTGCTGTAGAAATAATGTTCAACAAAGAAAATGCTTTTGTAAAAAAATACAATGATATTATTGCAGAAGCTACTGAACTTTTCAACAACATTGCTCAAGGCAAGGACAAGTCAATTGAATCGACAAGTAAAGAAGTAAAAAATTCTTTAATGCCCATAATTAAGGAAAGCGGTGTCATCGATTATCTATATACTTTAAGCAATATGAGTGATAACATTTATCATCATTCTGTCCGTGTTTCTATAATGGCCGGAGTAATTGGTAAATGGCTGCGTTTCAGTGAAAATAAAATCAACGATCTTATATTGGCAGGTTTTTTACATGATATAGGGAAAACGATGTTACCGAAAAAAATTATTAACAGACGCCCCCAGTCTTTAACCCCAGAAGAATATGAAATATATATACAGCATACAATAAATGGCCAAAAAATACTGTCTGGTAAAAGCAATATTTCAGAAGGTGTCCGGGCGGCTGCCCTGCAGCATCACGAATCAATAGATGGAACGGGTGAACCTTTCGGCATCAGCGGTAGTGAAATACATGAATATGCCCGCATTATAATGATTGCCAACTTATATGACAATATTACTACAGAACGCGAAGGCGAAGTAAAGCAAACCCCTTTTGATGCAGTTGGCATAATTGGTAATAATATGTTCTCTACCCTTGATGCTCAGGTCTGTGTCCCATTTATTTCCAATATTCAAAATTCCTTTCTAGGTTCTATGGTTGGCCTTAATGATGGCAGGCGGGGTCGCGTTGTATATTATCCAGCTGGCTATTCGTCTCTGCCCATTATCAGGATAGATGATAATACCGTATTAAATCTAAACGAAGAACATGGGAACAACAATGTCAAAATAATAGAATACAATCCCAAATAA
- a CDS encoding cob(I)yrinic acid a,c-diamide adenosyltransferase: protein MLQIYTGNGKGKTTAAIGLSIRAIGAGMNVYFAQFMKSLAYSEQKILQKLPGITLKTSGKPYFIAEEGMVDKEKIKKEWGEDIVVFPKNNPPADYIKLVRNGIDEVKKAVLSSKYNLIILDEINVALFFGLVNQAEVEQLLNSIPHNIEVVCTGRNAPDWLIQRADLVTEMKLVKHYFDKGIMGRKGIED from the coding sequence ATGTTACAAATATATACGGGAAATGGAAAGGGAAAAACAACAGCAGCAATAGGATTGTCAATAAGAGCAATTGGTGCGGGAATGAATGTTTATTTTGCCCAGTTTATGAAAAGCCTTGCATATAGTGAACAGAAAATTTTGCAGAAATTACCGGGAATAACATTAAAAACAAGTGGAAAACCATATTTTATAGCCGAAGAAGGAATGGTGGATAAGGAAAAAATAAAAAAAGAGTGGGGTGAGGATATTGTTGTATTTCCTAAAAATAATCCACCAGCAGATTACATTAAATTAGTCAGAAATGGTATAGATGAAGTAAAAAAAGCTGTTTTATCTTCTAAATATAATCTTATCATTTTGGACGAAATTAATGTGGCATTATTTTTCGGTTTAGTAAATCAGGCAGAAGTTGAACAATTACTGAATAGTATTCCCCATAATATAGAAGTAGTGTGTACAGGAAGAAATGCACCGGATTGGCTTATACAAAGAGCAGATTTGGTTACAGAAATGAAACTAGTAAAACATTACTTTGACAAGGGCATTATGGGACGAAAGGGTATTGAAGACTAA
- a CDS encoding lipase family protein, whose product MLKKKCLFANPIIIFLLLIIPKYTSAQNHVSYKAQYICSLMSMAAYDDEFSSLAKKTLSVYGWHFESFDKPGNNLSQKFFLAYNNNFKKNENSYILAIRGTSDYNDITSDIKISLIPFPQNKKSTSAVLNKQQKDAVIPMVHSGFNKYVDEAFFTEKFQGKTLGQSLVHLLKKDHNAHLYITGHSLGGAAAILTAVKLTNLGISPTQISVITFGSPAIGNEAFAKIYGSKINLLRIVMSGDSVRNLAQIFNSHYKLFGREIKYFPVESYDNKLHHRILLYVDMALRRYYQNKQKPPLNDLLSTAKVIYTAPSFHISTEQYKENIDKYICLALADTTHHYIKGSCWTSGKTPLILPLSCKYIVNTDIVIARQKYVKNSYYTSISYTIYNTHTNRLITVISAATNTVSLTPVEAVLYNSIKLQPDLQKILVF is encoded by the coding sequence ATGCTAAAAAAGAAATGTTTATTTGCTAATCCCATAATTATTTTTCTGTTGCTCATTATTCCCAAGTATACATCTGCCCAAAACCACGTCAGCTATAAAGCACAATACATATGTTCTTTGATGTCCATGGCTGCCTATGATGACGAATTCAGCAGTCTTGCCAAAAAAACACTATCTGTTTATGGTTGGCATTTTGAATCATTTGATAAACCAGGAAATAATCTTTCGCAAAAGTTTTTCCTGGCCTATAATAATAATTTTAAAAAGAACGAAAATTCCTATATATTAGCAATAAGAGGTACCAGTGATTATAATGATATAACAAGTGATATAAAAATATCGCTTATACCTTTTCCGCAAAATAAAAAATCAACATCAGCTGTTTTAAATAAGCAGCAAAAAGATGCTGTTATTCCTATGGTGCATAGTGGCTTTAATAAATATGTGGATGAAGCTTTTTTTACCGAAAAATTTCAAGGGAAAACGTTAGGACAATCATTAGTGCATTTGCTAAAAAAAGACCACAATGCCCATCTTTATATCACCGGGCATAGTCTTGGCGGTGCCGCTGCAATACTTACTGCTGTCAAACTCACCAATTTAGGAATAAGTCCGACCCAAATAAGTGTTATTACTTTTGGTTCCCCAGCTATCGGCAATGAAGCGTTTGCCAAAATTTACGGTTCAAAAATAAACTTATTAAGAATTGTCATGTCAGGTGATTCCGTACGAAATCTAGCCCAGATATTTAATTCACATTATAAACTTTTCGGCAGGGAAATAAAATATTTTCCCGTAGAATCATATGATAATAAACTGCACCACCGAATTCTCCTGTATGTAGATATGGCCCTGCGTAGATATTATCAAAATAAACAGAAGCCTCCCTTAAATGATTTATTATCTACAGCTAAGGTCATTTATACTGCCCCATCGTTTCATATTTCTACCGAACAATATAAAGAAAACATAGATAAGTATATATGTTTGGCTCTCGCAGACACTACCCATCACTATATCAAGGGTTCCTGCTGGACAAGTGGAAAAACGCCCCTTATCCTCCCCCTCAGCTGCAAATATATAGTCAATACAGACATTGTCATAGCCCGGCAAAAATATGTGAAAAACAGCTATTACACATCAATTTCCTATACTATATACAATACCCATACCAATCGGCTCATAACTGTTATTTCTGCGGCAACTAATACAGTATCACTTACTCCAGTCGAAGCAGTTTTATATAACAGTATAAAACTACAGCCTGATTTACAAAAAATCCTGGTATTTTAA